The DNA sequence TCGTTCGTTTCGATCCAACCAGAAGGAAACGTCCAGCCGGAGCAAAGTCACAAGATGCCAAACTACGGAGCCCAATTGTAAGTGAATGGACGATCAGCTGCTGCTGGTCTCACCGCACAACTAAGAGGACAGAATAGTGAAGTGGTGGAATTGATGTGAGTGTGTATAGGTGGATTTGGTTTGTGGTGCAAGTCTTTCTACTGTGTCCTTTGATTCACAATGGTCCTCATTCACGACTAAATGCGTAAAGCCAATGAGGTCCAAAATGGAGATGGCTACCATCAGACACCATTTCGCTTCCATCAAACATCGCGAAAACTAAATACAAATGAGGACAATATCAGTGAGCGAGACAAATTACAGTACTGTCTTCTTAAATGAGCAGAAAGAAAGCTCATCCTACTTTCTGAGagctttgtttcttttttctgtaGCAAGGAGTGTACATGAATCATTtacaaatatatttgtttttctcGCAATGCAGCCACCACACTTGCAATGatttcttacttttttttttctacctctgGCAGTTTTCTGCTGAACTCATTCAAGCACACTATTAAATACcaattcaaatgagtcaatcacTTTTGAAAACTTATATTTGGATTCACAAAAACTGTAATGTACATACACACTGTGATttttgttatgtttttttttgtagagatgAAACAACTTGTTCTATTTAATAAACACAAGAGCAAATGTGTCTGTGCTTCACAATCATCAGCTCACTGGAATCTCCAATTTGTTGTGtcatgttaaaaaaagaaaaagtaaatgCTAAGTAGTTAATGAGATATGACCTGCTTAACACTAAATCGCTTTAACCTCTTATGGCTGCCTGACAACTTCATCTGTTGCATAAACATGCAGCACAAGGTTTTTTAATGATCAAATTTACTGAAATACCTGAAAATAATTGAGTCCATAAGATCCTATATACAATGCAATAACAGTACACTGGGAACATATTTAATTTCACTGAATTGTTTGAAAAATTATAATGAGTGAGAAACAGACAGGACTCAGGGGTTGATCTCAAATGACGTCACGTTTGCTCGTAAATATTCAGCAGATGCCTCCGTCTCACCTTTTtcgctgttctaaaaatagtaaCTTTGGGGTAATTGTGACAAGCCCTAATAGACCACGCTGCTTTTGTTCAAATAACCTTTTCAACGATAAACGAAGGACGTTCGTTGGGTAAGGCCTCAACTTTGTCCTCCGGCCACATTTGCCCGTCTTCAGCCAAATTGTAAGCGACTTCAGGAGTTTAAAATGGTTAGCTTCGGAAAAGTAGCTCCGTCGTGTGCCGCAGTCGTCGTAAACTGGTGAAACTTTGCTCTTAATTGCGTGAATAACGAAATAAAGTAAATGATGATCTTAAAAGTAGTAAGATGCATTTAACACTTTATTTGAAGTAGTTGATTTCATTAGTAACGATTTTGTTGTACTACCTCGGTTGTTCAAATACTTGACATACACGAGGTTTTACAATTCCAAGGCCAtctggaaaaaaatgacaaccatCAAGTTTGGGAGCAGCATCAACTCATCTCTGCTTGCCCGCTCTGCAATCAAAACTTTGGACATAGACAATGGTAAATAACACAACTCACCATTCACAGCGAACGGTGACtatttgttgtcatttgttgTCTTGTTTTAAAGATGAGAAAAGCGACATTAATCCTGATAAACTTTGCCAGTGCCCATTTGATAAAAGTCACCAGATCCGAGCTTGTCGGCTCTCCTATCACCTTTTGAAATGCAAAAAGGTGAGTGTtgcttaatttttatttttaataccgAAGCTCAACTAATTTTCATCGATAAATCAACAATCTGAAAAGTTGGCCGCGTCACTCGATCTGTGGTGAGCCTAAGAAAATAACTTTACAATTGAAAGGAGCTTTGTAAATCCAGTTTCAACAAACTAGAATATTTTACCCCATCAACCTGAATGCATCGATAAGTACAAGTCATCTTTTACTGATGCAGAACCATCCGCAACTGGCCAAGACGCTTAAAACCTGCCCCTTCAACGCCTGCCACCTGGTCCCGAGAGATGAACTGGCCAGCCACACTGAAACCTGTCCCAACAGGGTTTCAGTGGGTGTAAAGGATGGTAAGATGACAAGTGTGTCTTTTGATCTGTGGCTTGAGTGATGTCCTTTCTGCTTGTAGCTGGATCTGAAGAGAAATTGAAGGTTCCCATCAGGTCCCAGTTCACCACTGCTACGACTGAAGACTGGGAAGCGGGTGAGATTGAAACCAGTTCCAATAACCTTTGTAAACTAGTTGTACTGTGACTGGTATACAGAGAGCTCCGAGTGGTGCCTCGAGGTAAGAGTGACCAGACTTGGAATTATTTTTCCAtgatttcttttatatcaaacaaatggttttaggttattcacctgacatgtttcggcggtttcttccgccttcatcagagtgtcacagatgtgatggtgacgcgtctttatcagctgatcgacgaaggcgcggctcacctgtcagatttgacaggtgagccacgccctccgctgtccattcacctctccagaatgctgttccaggtttgagagagcatataggctccctcatccctgttgatgg is a window from the Syngnathus scovelli strain Florida chromosome 2, RoL_Ssco_1.2, whole genome shotgun sequence genome containing:
- the zgc:56699 gene encoding gametocyte-specific factor 1 isoform X1, which codes for MPPSHLFRCSKNSNFGVIVTSPNRPRCFCSNNLFNDKRRTFVGFYNSKAIWKKMTTIKFGSSINSSLLARSAIKTLDIDNDEKSDINPDKLCQCPFDKSHQIRACRLSYHLLKCKKNHPQLAKTLKTCPFNACHLVPRDELASHTETCPNRVSVGVKDAGSEEKLKVPIRSQFTTATTEDWEAEVDETPIPFVWGVTPVASALKESQAFNAIGAQFRGPNSLPW
- the zgc:56699 gene encoding gametocyte-specific factor 1 isoform X2 is translated as MTTIKFGSSINSSLLARSAIKTLDIDNDEKSDINPDKLCQCPFDKSHQIRACRLSYHLLKCKKNHPQLAKTLKTCPFNACHLVPRDELASHTETCPNRVSVGVKDAGSEEKLKVPIRSQFTTATTEDWEAEVDETPIPFVWGVTPVASALKESQAFNAIGAQFRGPNSLPW